One window of Paenibacillus sp. FSL K6-3182 genomic DNA carries:
- a CDS encoding peptidoglycan recognition family protein, with amino-acid sequence MVVERKYFQRFTFAEYVEYLKPFVSKVKFSQIHVHGTWKPTIVDYRRAADKMKIIQGMWRFHAITQNWGDIAQHATIDPDGYIWEGRSLLEAPASAVGYNDPDPDRIHPFMFEMIGNFDVGAEKLEGAQLASAVKLTSQIAAMWKLPDSQILFHREMNPAKTCPGSSVNKAAFLELVRDWRDVDMNAADANKIISTWLSPAWFAATTKAEKDEIHRLANELRKASGQL; translated from the coding sequence ATGGTCGTAGAGCGCAAATATTTTCAAAGGTTTACTTTTGCGGAGTATGTTGAGTATTTGAAACCATTCGTATCAAAAGTGAAGTTTTCGCAGATTCATGTGCATGGAACATGGAAGCCGACTATTGTGGATTATCGCAGAGCTGCGGATAAAATGAAAATCATTCAAGGGATGTGGCGGTTTCATGCGATTACACAAAATTGGGGTGATATCGCCCAGCACGCAACGATCGACCCTGACGGCTATATATGGGAGGGTCGTTCTCTTCTGGAGGCGCCGGCCTCTGCTGTTGGCTACAATGACCCTGATCCAGACCGCATACATCCGTTTATGTTCGAGATGATCGGTAATTTTGATGTTGGAGCTGAGAAGCTGGAAGGTGCTCAGCTTGCTTCAGCCGTTAAGCTGACAAGTCAAATTGCTGCCATGTGGAAGCTGCCAGACAGTCAAATTTTGTTTCATCGCGAAATGAATCCAGCGAAAACATGTCCAGGAAGTTCAGTTAACAAAGCGGCTTTCTTAGAGCTTGTTCGCGACTGGAGGGATGTTGATATGAACGCAGCGGATGCTAACAAAATTATCTCTACTTGGCTCTCTCCAGCATGGTTTGCAGCAACCACAAAAGCGGAGAAAGATGAAATTCATCGGCTCGCAAATGAGCTTCGAAAAGCTAGCGGACAGCTCTAA